The Candidatus Binataceae bacterium genome contains a region encoding:
- the tig gene encoding trigger factor, producing MNVNVETASTLRRKVTIELEPDEIGRELDRSYAELKRSVHLKGFRPGHAPRPLLERMFGDQVRAEVIQKLTREYTDKALAEQNLTPVVTPEIVTEETDLKKVLRFSAVFDVAPQIEVKDYQQLRVQPPTAEVSEEQVEQALQRMREQMAPIKRVEGRQVVENEDFAVVELEAYAEGQPVAGSKMDHTLVKISDKSLAHGLDQLLVGVKVGEHTTRQRSYPADYEEKNLAGKAIEWRLHVHDLFHAELAPLDDEFAKDQGDYENLAQLRNKLREDLLAQARRQAQAQARDGLIELILERNPIDVPESLVNHELAVLEGELSEALQARGMPAEQAHEQARKQRDELRPRALKRAHTALVLDAIAEQEQVVVEDEELARAVGEIVSSSGAARERAGKYYAEENNRAELRRALRREKTSAMLFTRASALEDASAQASAETAAHQAKDTAAEGD from the coding sequence ATGAACGTCAACGTCGAAACCGCTTCAACCCTACGCCGCAAGGTCACCATCGAACTGGAACCGGACGAGATCGGCCGCGAGCTCGATCGCTCCTACGCCGAACTCAAGCGCAGTGTCCATCTCAAGGGCTTTCGCCCCGGCCACGCTCCCCGCCCCTTGCTCGAACGCATGTTCGGCGATCAGGTGCGGGCCGAGGTCATTCAAAAGCTGACCCGCGAATATACCGACAAGGCCCTGGCCGAGCAGAACCTAACGCCGGTGGTGACGCCCGAGATCGTGACCGAGGAGACCGACCTCAAGAAAGTCCTGCGCTTCAGCGCCGTCTTCGACGTCGCACCCCAAATCGAGGTCAAGGACTACCAGCAGTTGCGGGTCCAGCCGCCGACCGCGGAGGTCAGCGAGGAGCAGGTGGAACAAGCCCTGCAGCGGATGCGCGAGCAGATGGCACCGATCAAGCGGGTTGAAGGTCGCCAGGTGGTCGAAAACGAAGACTTCGCGGTGGTCGAGTTGGAGGCCTATGCCGAGGGGCAGCCGGTTGCGGGCAGTAAGATGGACCACACACTGGTCAAAATCTCCGACAAGTCGCTAGCGCACGGTCTGGACCAACTGCTGGTTGGGGTCAAAGTGGGTGAGCACACCACTCGCCAGCGCAGCTATCCGGCTGATTATGAGGAGAAAAATTTGGCGGGTAAGGCGATCGAATGGCGACTGCACGTACACGACCTTTTTCACGCCGAGCTGGCTCCACTGGATGACGAATTCGCTAAGGATCAGGGGGATTACGAGAACCTGGCACAATTACGCAATAAGCTACGCGAAGATCTGCTGGCCCAAGCTCGCCGGCAGGCGCAAGCTCAGGCGCGCGACGGTCTGATCGAGCTGATTTTGGAGCGCAACCCGATCGATGTGCCCGAGTCGCTAGTCAACCACGAACTGGCGGTCCTGGAAGGCGAGTTGAGCGAGGCGCTCCAGGCCCGCGGTATGCCGGCCGAGCAGGCTCACGAACAGGCCCGCAAGCAGCGTGACGAACTGCGGCCACGCGCCCTCAAGCGCGCCCACACCGCGCTGGTACTCGACGCGATCGCCGAGCAGGAACAGGTGGTGGTAGAAGACGAAGAGTTGGCTCGCGCGGTGGGCGAGATTGTGTCCTCCTCGGGCGCGGCACGAGAACGGGCGGGCAAGTACTACGCCGAGGAAAACAATCGCGCCGAACTGCGCCGGGCACTGCGCCGTGAAAAGACCAGCGCGATGCTGTTTACGCGAGCCAGTGCACTTGAGGACGCATCCGCGCAAGCAAGCGCGGAGACCGCCGCGCACCAAGCAAAAGACACAGCGGCGGAGGGCGACTAA
- a CDS encoding sodium-translocating pyrophosphatase: MSEASIILPALSGTQVLILWLVLISALVALGYGLFLVRIVLAADPGPKSMTDVAEAVEIGAMAYLRRQVRTMRWFVLAITVALFLMYRHVYSGLELPVGIAVAFLMGVSASYGAGFVGMWLAVKGNVRSANAALTSFKDAMELAFKAGGVSGMFTVGLGLLGATIIFLIFRENAMKVLVGFGFGGSLAALFMRVGGGIFTKAADVGGDLVGKVEAGIPEDDPRNAATIADNVGDNVGDCAGMAADVFESYEVTLVAAIILAAYALGESDFLRAYGAMAGAFALKLIIFALILRAVGVFSSIIGIMAVRVPAGTAMRDPMKPIVQGYMVSAAVSIVGFFIVNYVYMTDPRTGAPDWRFAVTASVGIVLAVVTLWLTNYFTHPDYGPTTECATAAKTGPATLILSGMAEGMESSVWALVTIAISIVLAMIIFRDSLALQFYGIALTGLGLLTTTGFILAMDTYGPITDNAHGIFEMGGVHQEEASRTLSWMDAIGNTTKALTKGLAIATAVLAAVSLFRSFIDEAHLGKIGVQINSPTVFVGLLIGGAVPFLFSSFAIKAVGRAAYQVVNEVRRQFREHPGIMEYKEKPDYSRCVDIVTASAQKELLGPGILAVFAPLLVGFGLNAAALGGFLGGTILTGQLLAVFMSNAGGTWDNAKKKIEDGYLGGKGTDVHKAAVVGDTVGDPFKDTAGPALNPMIKVMNLVGILAAPFAPETLGHITTGRVVVIVVSIALLALAVALSKRGSIADESEASGATKVAA; encoded by the coding sequence ATGAGTGAGGCAAGCATTATCCTGCCGGCGCTGTCCGGTACCCAGGTCCTGATCCTGTGGCTGGTTCTAATCTCCGCCCTAGTGGCCCTCGGTTATGGCCTGTTCCTGGTACGGATCGTTCTGGCCGCCGATCCAGGACCCAAATCGATGACGGACGTGGCCGAAGCGGTGGAAATCGGTGCAATGGCTTATTTGCGCCGCCAGGTCCGAACCATGCGCTGGTTCGTGTTGGCGATCACCGTGGCCTTGTTCCTGATGTACCGTCATGTTTACAGCGGCCTGGAGCTGCCGGTGGGAATCGCAGTGGCCTTCCTGATGGGAGTCAGTGCGTCCTACGGCGCCGGCTTCGTGGGGATGTGGCTGGCGGTCAAAGGTAACGTGCGCAGCGCCAACGCCGCACTCACCAGCTTCAAGGACGCGATGGAGCTGGCCTTCAAGGCGGGCGGGGTCTCGGGTATGTTCACCGTGGGCCTGGGGCTGCTGGGCGCTACCATTATCTTTCTGATCTTTCGCGAAAACGCGATGAAGGTCCTGGTCGGCTTTGGCTTTGGCGGCTCGCTGGCCGCGCTTTTTATGCGCGTGGGTGGCGGTATTTTCACCAAGGCTGCCGATGTTGGCGGGGATCTGGTGGGCAAGGTCGAAGCCGGCATTCCCGAGGACGATCCCCGCAACGCTGCGACGATCGCCGACAACGTCGGTGATAACGTCGGCGATTGCGCCGGGATGGCGGCCGACGTCTTCGAATCCTACGAGGTCACGTTGGTCGCTGCCATCATCCTGGCGGCTTATGCCCTGGGCGAAAGCGATTTTCTGCGCGCCTACGGTGCGATGGCCGGAGCCTTTGCCCTCAAGCTAATCATTTTCGCCTTGATCTTGCGTGCAGTTGGCGTCTTCTCCTCGATTATCGGCATCATGGCCGTGCGAGTTCCAGCCGGCACCGCAATGCGCGATCCGATGAAGCCCATCGTGCAGGGTTACATGGTTTCGGCCGCCGTCTCGATCGTGGGCTTCTTCATCGTCAACTACGTCTATATGACCGATCCTCGCACGGGGGCGCCGGACTGGCGCTTTGCGGTTACCGCTTCGGTTGGAATCGTGCTGGCGGTCGTGACCCTGTGGCTGACCAACTATTTCACCCACCCCGATTACGGTCCGACCACGGAATGCGCAACCGCGGCCAAGACTGGACCTGCCACCTTGATCCTGTCGGGCATGGCCGAGGGGATGGAATCCTCAGTGTGGGCGCTGGTGACGATCGCTATCTCAATCGTGCTGGCGATGATCATTTTCCGCGACTCGCTGGCCTTGCAGTTCTATGGAATCGCGCTGACAGGCCTGGGCCTGCTGACCACTACCGGCTTCATCCTGGCGATGGACACCTACGGCCCGATCACCGACAACGCCCATGGAATTTTCGAGATGGGTGGGGTACACCAAGAAGAAGCCTCGCGTACGCTGTCGTGGATGGACGCGATTGGCAACACCACCAAGGCGCTGACCAAGGGGCTGGCAATCGCAACCGCGGTGCTGGCTGCGGTCTCGCTGTTCCGCTCCTTTATCGATGAAGCCCATCTGGGGAAGATCGGAGTGCAGATCAATTCGCCCACCGTGTTTGTGGGGCTGCTGATAGGAGGCGCGGTACCGTTTCTGTTCAGCTCCTTCGCCATCAAAGCTGTGGGACGGGCGGCCTACCAGGTCGTCAACGAAGTCCGGCGCCAGTTCCGCGAGCATCCCGGAATCATGGAGTACAAGGAAAAGCCCGATTATAGCCGCTGCGTGGATATCGTCACGGCCAGTGCGCAGAAGGAGCTCCTAGGTCCGGGCATCCTGGCGGTGTTCGCGCCCCTGCTGGTCGGCTTCGGGCTTAATGCGGCGGCCCTGGGCGGTTTTCTTGGCGGGACCATCCTGACCGGACAACTACTGGCGGTGTTCATGTCCAACGCCGGTGGGACCTGGGATAACGCCAAAAAGAAGATTGAGGACGGTTACCTGGGCGGTAAGGGCACCGACGTGCACAAGGCCGCAGTGGTGGGCGACACGGTCGGCGATCCATTCAAGGATACTGCAGGCCCGGCACTCAACCCGATGATCAAAGTGATGAACCTGGTCGGGATCCTGGCCGCGCCCTTTGCGCCCGAAACGCTGGGTCACATAACCACCGGCCGGGTGGTTGTGATTGTTGTTTCCATCGCCTTGCTGGCATTAGCAGTCGCGCTCTCCAAGCGCGGTTCGATCGCGGACGAGAGCGAGGCCAGCGGCGCCACCAAAGTGGCGGCCTGA
- a CDS encoding ATP-binding cassette domain-containing protein, producing MSTASVAPLRPAPHAVTRDAVVARQVDFSYATRPALREVSFTIAEGEIFAFLGPNGGGKTTLFRLLSTLVAMQTGEVLMLGCDLASQAAQIRLRLGVVFQHPSLDDKLTVRENLIHHGHLYGLSGASLAARATELLTRMGLAERARDLVETLSGGLQRRTELAKALLHRPSLLLLDEPSTGLDPTARREFNDYLCELRDREGVTIVLTTHYMEEAERADRVAILDDGRLVALASPLELKNSVGGDVVVVRAAEPQSLLPRLNHSLGVQAQLVDGAIRLERRDGHRLVSNIIDSFGAEVQSIAFGKPTLEDVFVHLTGRRFRAGEVG from the coding sequence ATGAGTACCGCTTCGGTTGCCCCGTTGCGGCCTGCGCCGCACGCTGTCACGCGCGACGCCGTGGTCGCACGCCAGGTTGACTTCTCCTACGCTACGCGGCCTGCCTTACGCGAAGTGAGCTTTACTATCGCCGAGGGTGAAATTTTCGCCTTTCTGGGCCCTAACGGCGGAGGGAAGACCACTCTTTTCCGCCTGTTATCCACCCTGGTTGCGATGCAAACCGGTGAAGTGCTGATGCTTGGCTGCGATCTAGCCTCCCAGGCGGCGCAGATCCGACTGCGCCTGGGTGTGGTCTTTCAGCATCCCAGTCTGGACGACAAATTGACCGTGCGCGAGAACCTGATTCACCACGGCCATCTATATGGCCTGTCGGGCGCGAGTCTGGCCGCACGCGCGACGGAATTGCTTACCCGCATGGGTCTGGCCGAGCGTGCTCGTGATTTGGTCGAGACGCTTTCCGGCGGTTTGCAGCGGCGCACCGAATTGGCCAAGGCGCTGCTCCATCGTCCCAGCTTGCTGCTGCTCGACGAGCCCAGCACCGGTCTGGATCCGACCGCGCGCCGCGAATTCAACGATTACTTGTGCGAATTGCGTGATCGCGAAGGGGTAACCATCGTGCTGACCACCCATTACATGGAAGAGGCTGAGCGTGCCGACCGGGTGGCCATTCTGGACGACGGCCGGCTGGTCGCGCTCGCCTCTCCGCTCGAGCTCAAGAATTCCGTGGGAGGCGACGTCGTGGTGGTGCGCGCGGCCGAACCCCAAAGCCTCCTGCCCCGGCTCAACCACAGTCTGGGTGTGCAAGCCCAATTGGTCGATGGCGCGATCCGGCTTGAACGTCGCGACGGCCATCGTCTGGTCAGCAATATTATCGATAGCTTCGGTGCTGAGGTTCAGAGCATAGCTTTTGGTAAGCCTACGCTGGAGGATGTCTTTGTGCACCTGACCGGGCGGCGCTTTCGCGCTGGCGAGGTAGGGTAG